A genomic stretch from Tachyglossus aculeatus isolate mTacAcu1 chromosome 19, mTacAcu1.pri, whole genome shotgun sequence includes:
- the SLC35A1 gene encoding CMP-sialic acid transporter encodes MALPKENASLLFKLYCLTVMTLVAATYTVALRYTRTIGQELYFSTTAVCVTEVIKLFLSMGILARETGSMGRLMASLKENVLGSPKEMMKLSVPSLVYAVQNNMAFLALSNLDAAVYQVTYQLKIPCTALCTVLMLNRSLSKLQWFSVFMLCGGVTLVQWKPAQATKVSVEQNPLLGFGAIGIAVLCSGFAGVYFEKVLKSSDTSLWVRNIQMYLSGIVVTLVAVYTSDGPEVTKKGFFYGYTYYVWFVIFLASVGGLYTSVVVKYTDNIMKGFSAAAAILLSTIASVMLFGLQITFTFSLGALLVCVSIYLYGLPRQDTTTIQPAATKTSKERLGSV; translated from the exons ATGGCTCTCCCGAAAG AGAATGCCAGTTTGCTCTTCAAGTTGTACTGCTTGACAGTGATGACCCTGGTGGCTGCAACCTACACTGTAGCCTTACGGTACACAAGGACAATAGGCCAAGAACTGTACTTTTCCACCACAGCTGTGTGTGTCACCGAAGTTATAAAGTTATTTCTAAGCATGGGCATTTTAGCCAG GGAAACTGGTAGCATGGGTAGATTGATGGCATCCTTAAAAGAAAACGTCTTGGGAAGCCCGAAGGAAATGATGAAATTAAGTGTTCCGTCTCTTGTGTATGCCGTTCAGAACAACATGGCTTTCTTAGCCCTTAGCAATTTGGATGCAGCTGTGTACCAG GTGACCTACCAGTTGAAGATCCCTTGTACAGCTTTATGCACTGTTCTGATGCTAAACCGATCCCTCAGCAAACTACAGTGGTTTTCAGTGTTCATGTTGTGTGGTGGAGTCACGCTTGTTCAGTGGAAACCTGCTCAAGCTACCAAAGTTTCG GTGGAACAGAATCCATTGTTAGGGTTTGGTGCCATAGGTATTGCTGTACTTTGTTCAGGATTCGCAG GGGTGTATTTTGAGAAAGTTTTGAAGAGTTCAGACACTTCCCTGTGGGTGAGGAACATCCAGATGTATTTATCTGGAATCGTGGTGACGTTAGTTGCTGTCTATACGTCCGACGGCCCTGAAGTTACAAAGAAGGGTTTCTTCTATGGCTACACTTACTACGTTTGGTTTGTCATCT TTCTTGCCAGTGTTGGAGGGCTGTATACATCCGTGGTTGTAAAATACACAGACAATATCATGAAAGGATTTTCTGCTGCAGCAGCCATCCTCCTCTCCACCATTGCCTCCGTCATGCTGTTTGGATTGCAGATAA CATTCACTTTTTCTCTGGGTGCCCTTCTCGTGTGCGTTTCTATTTACCTTTATGGATTACCTAGACAAGATACAACAACAATCCAACCTGCAGCCACCAAGACATCAAAAGAGAGGCTCGGCAGTGTGTGA